Proteins co-encoded in one Brassica napus cultivar Da-Ae unplaced genomic scaffold, Da-Ae ScsIHWf_1190;HRSCAF=1705, whole genome shotgun sequence genomic window:
- the LOC125596333 gene encoding uncharacterized protein LOC125596333, which translates to MMIKRIELCIELTKMGMEFVAVVAEAVQIVWRQHLNHRTALPPLPLLRQGISPSYHAPYLFGFLP; encoded by the coding sequence ATGATGATAAAAAGGATAGAGCTGTGTATAGAGCTTACGAAGATGGGAATGGAGTTCGTCGCAGTGGTGGCTGAAGCCGTCCAGATTGTCTGGCGGCAACACCTCAACCATCGTACTGCTCTGCCTCCTCTTCCTCTCCTCCGCCAAGGCATCTCCCCTTCTTATCATGCTCCATATCTCTTTGGATTTCTCCCTTGA